The Eikenella corrodens genome segment ATGTGGCCTTGATTCTCATCGACCCGAACGAAGGGCTGAACGAGGCTACCTGTAAAATCCTCGCCCAGCTGCCGCCCGGGCTCAAACGCATCGAAATCCGCAATAAAATCGACCTCAGTGGCGAAGCGGCGGAAAGCTGTGAGCAAAGCGGCCAGCCCAGCGGCGCCGACACCCTGATCAAACTTTCCGCCAAAAACGGCGCCGGGCTTGATTTGCTCAAACAGGCATTGCTGCAGCAAATCGGCTGGCAGGGCGAAAGCGAAAGCCTGTTTCTCGCCCGCAGCCGCCACTTGCGCGCGCTGGAAGCCGCCCAAGCCGAGCTCGAACTCGCCGCCCTGTGCGGCCGCCACCAGCTCGAACTCTTCGCCGAACACCTGCGCCTGGCGCAAAACGCCTGCAATACCATCACCGGCGAATTCAACGCCGATGACCTCCTGGGCGTGATTTTCAGCCGCTTCTGTATCGGCAAATAGAGCGTTTGGAAGGCGGATACACCGCACATTGCGGGTTGGTTTCCCGCTTGCGGTAAGAGAAAGGCTACCTGAATTTTCAGGTAGCCTTTCTGCGTGGTAGAACCGTTTGGGATTAGGTGTTTCATTATTTAATACATTGATATTATGTTTAATTTGTGTAGCATGGTGGTGAGGGGATTTGGGGCAAGGGAAACTTGGCCAGGTTGCCGCCGCTTTGAGGCAAATGGCTGGCATGTGCCGTTATGGCTCGTTATAATGCGAGTTATTATTATTTTTGTGCAGTTAAATTTATCAATTCATATTCTGCTTTTATGCCAAGCATATAGTGATACGGCTTATTGGAAATTGAAATAAATTCAACTATATCATTTCGATGTTTTCAAACTGTGCCGCTGTGTTTCAGGTAGCCTTTCCACATTGCACGAGGAGAAACCCAATGGATATTTTGTCGCGCCTTCATGCTCTGCCTTTAAGCCGTTTCCACTACCGCCTGCTGGTCTTAATCGGGCTGGGCTGGTTGTTTGATGCGATGGACACGGGTATGGTGTCATTTGTGTTGGTTACTTTGGCTAAAGAGTGGGGCTTGAGTGCGCAGCAGTCGGGCTGGGTGGTGAGCATCGGCTTTGTGGGCATGGCGCTGGGCGCGGTGTTGAGCGGTTGGGCGGCCGACCGTTTCGGGCGGCGCAATGTGTTTGCCGGCACCATGGTGCTCTACGGCGCGGCCACGGGTTTGTGCGCGTTGTCGCCGAACTTGGCCGCGCTGCTGTTTTTCCGCTTCTGGGTGGGCTTCGGCTTGGGCGGACAGCTGCCGGTGGCGGTGTCGCTGGTGAGCGAGTATGCGCCGCCGAAGGTGCGCGGGCGGTTTATCGTGCTGCTGGAGAGTTTTTGGGGCTTGGGCTGGCTGGCAGCGGCGCTGGCTTCGTATTTCCTGATTCCGAAATTCGGTTGGCACAGCGCGTTTGCGGCGGGCTCGGTGCCGCTTTTGTATGCGTTTGCGGTGTGGAAGCGGCTGCCGGAATCGGTGCCTTATCTGATTGCGGCGGGCAGGGCGGAGGAGGCGCACGAATTGGTGTGCCGTTTGGAGGCGGAATCGGG includes the following:
- a CDS encoding MFS transporter; this encodes MDILSRLHALPLSRFHYRLLVLIGLGWLFDAMDTGMVSFVLVTLAKEWGLSAQQSGWVVSIGFVGMALGAVLSGWAADRFGRRNVFAGTMVLYGAATGLCALSPNLAALLFFRFWVGFGLGGQLPVAVSLVSEYAPPKVRGRFIVLLESFWGLGWLAAALASYFLIPKFGWHSAFAAGSVPLLYAFAVWKRLPESVPYLIAAGRAEEAHELVCRLEAESGVAQAAEMIVPAAQKKEKIRLAQLWRPPFARRTLMLWLIWFGIVFSYYGIFTWLPKLLAGQGYSVVKTFEYVLVMILAQLPGYFAAAVLVEKIGRKATLAGFLGACAVCAYCFGQSASTLEIMLWGSLMSFFNLGAWGVLYTYTPELYPVRFRAFGSGWAGAVGRIGGIVAPMVVAGMSGSGGFARIFVMFAAVLAAVVLVIVLLGEETKGRTLEEISAD